The sequence CCCGGTGGTCTTCCGGGGGGCGGAGGGCCTGGATGTGAGGCTCGCCGACCTGCCGGAAGGCCATGTGACGGCGAAGCTCCTCACTCCGCTCGACCTGGAGCCGAAGGCCGAGCCCTATCTGCTGGAGATCCAGCCCAGGGCGAGCATCCATACCCATTTCATGATCCACAAGGGCGAAGAAATGGGCTACCTCCTCTCCGGGAGGCTCGAGTTCGCCCTGGGCAAAAGTGTCCACACGGCGGAGGAGGGGGATGTGATTTATTTGAGGGGCGGGATGCCGAGCCAGTGGAAGAACCCCGGGCCCGAAACGGCCCGCCTGCTGTGGGTCAAGATTCGCTGAGAAGCTGGAGCCGCAGAGCCGAGAAAAAAGCCGGAGCGCATGCACTCCGGCTTTTTTCTCGGCTCTGTCTGGCCGTTGCGGCGGAACACCCGGAGGCGCCCGCCGGAACGGTTTATCATCCTTTTCCGGGCGATCAGGCGTCGATGACGGCCAGGGCCTCGTCCCGGTACGCGTTCATGATGTAGGGGATCCCCGTCACCTGGGCGGCCTCTTCGGTCAGGGAGGCCAGGTCCCTGCGGTTGATCAGGTCGACGCGCCACTTGCGGGCGCCGGCCATGAGCTGCTGGAGCCCCACGCGCAGCTTCTCGCCGGCGCTGTAGATCCCGATGGCCCCCAGCGGGAACTGCTCCACTTCCTTCCCGTAGGTGGCCTTGAGGTCTTCGTAGCAGACGAAGATCTCTTCCTTGGTGGAGCCGTACTTCGAGACGGTCGAGGGGAGCCCTCCGTCCTCGCCCTGCAGCCAGCGGCCGATGTTCTTGCCCACCATGCCCGGGATCATCAGGGCGCGGCCCATGCAGACGGCCTTGCAGTAGGGGGCGCCAAGGGCCAGGGCCTTGAAGATGTGGTCTTCGCTCGAGAACCCGCCGGCGAAGGCGATGTCCGGCGCCGGGCGCCCGTTCTTGGCCAAGCGCTCGCACAGTTCGTAGGCCATGGCATGCAGATAGATGGACGGAACGCCCCACTCCTCCATCATGCGCCAGGGGCTCATGCCCGTTCCGCCGGGCGCGCCGTCGATGGTCAGCAGGTCGATCCCGGCGTCCGAAGACCAGCGGATGGCCATGGCCAGTTCCCGCATCGGGTAGGCACCGGTTTTCAGGGTGACCCGTTTGGCGCCCAGCTTCCGCAGCCGTTCGACCTCCCTCATGAACCCCTCCTGGTCGACGAAGCCCAGGCGCGAGTGGCGTTCGAACTCCTTGATGGCCCCGTCTCTGAAAGCCGCCTGGTTGGAGGGGCTTTCGGGGTCGGGGGTGACGATGTAACCGCGCTTCTTGAGCTGGATGGCCCGCTCGAGCGAATTGACCTTGATTTCACCGCCGATGCACTTGGCGCCCTGGCCCCACTTGAGTTCGATGGTCTCGACGCCGAGTTTGTCGATGACGTACTCGGCCACGCCAAGCCGCGTGTCCTCGACGTTCATCTGGACGAGGATGTCGCCGTAGCCGTTGTGATACCGGCGGTACTCCTCGATTCGCCGCCGCATGTCGGGGGCCTCTTTCACCTTCCCGTTCGCGTCGAATTCGAGGCCGGGGTCGATGCCGCAGACATTTTCACCGCACACGAGGCTGATGCCCGTGATGGCCGCGCCGATCGCGAAGTGCTCCCAATTCTTGCGCGCGATCTCCGTGCTGCCGAGGGCGCCCGTGAACATGGGGATCTTCATCCTGACCTTGTCGCTCGTCCCGAAGGCCGTTTCGGTGTTGACGCTCGGAAAGGTGGCGTGGTCCGGGTCCGCCACGGTTCCTTCGGCCCCGAGGGCGTATCCCATGATGTTCAGGTGGGAGTAATCGACCGGATAGTCCTTGCCGGAACCGGCGGTGATATCCCCGAAGGGCGTGGGATACAGGAGTTCACGGCTGCGGAAGGTGGCGTTGAAGAGGTCGCAGTTGCCTTTGCACCCGTCCACGCAGCGGGTGCAGATCCCCGATTGGGGCGCCACGTCGCGGGAGCGGTTTTTGGTCTGAAGGGATTCGTTGGAATTCGGTGTGCACAGGTTCATGATGATGTCCTCCGTTCAATAAGGTGAAAAACAAAAAAAGGCGCCTCCCCGCGAAGGGGTAGACGCCTTTGTCTTTATTATGGTGCAACCCGCACGCCATTGTGCAGGTTTCATCCATGCTTTAAAATGTTCAACTATCTTAGTAAGAGTAACGCCTCCTGTCAAGAATTTTTTGCTTGAAGACGGCCGGTTTTTTCAGTCCTGCTGAAAAAAACCGGACCCGAGCCGGCAGCGGTGCGCAGCGCGGGAAGGAACTCCGGAGAGGGCGGCTGCTTTTTGCTTGAGGATGGGAACGGCGGGGGGGCGTCTACAGTTCGTCCGAGAGGAGGACCGCTTCGGCGACGTAGCGGATGGACTTCCGGCTGTCCATGCTCCGCTTTTGCAGCCAGCGATGGGCCTCGTCCGCCTTCATGTTGCGGCGCCGCATGACCACTTCCTTGGCCCGTTCCAGGAGCTTGCGCGTCTCGAGCTCCTCCTGGATCACCTTTGTCTGGACCATCAGTTCGGTGTTCATGATCGCGACGGCGGCCTGGTTCGCGACGGCGGTGATGAGGTTCACCTCGGTCTGCGAGAAGTCGTGCGGTTCGGAGGTGAAGCAGTTCAAGACGCCGATGACCTGTTGATCCTTTCCGTGCATAGGGATGCCGAGCATGGACACGAGCCCGAGTTTGCGGGCCATCTCCTTTTCTTTGAAGCGCGGCTCCTTGAGCACGTCACGCAGGATCAGCGGCTGTCTGTGGG is a genomic window of Desulfatiglans anilini DSM 4660 containing:
- a CDS encoding FMN-binding glutamate synthase family protein, which translates into the protein MNLCTPNSNESLQTKNRSRDVAPQSGICTRCVDGCKGNCDLFNATFRSRELLYPTPFGDITAGSGKDYPVDYSHLNIMGYALGAEGTVADPDHATFPSVNTETAFGTSDKVRMKIPMFTGALGSTEIARKNWEHFAIGAAITGISLVCGENVCGIDPGLEFDANGKVKEAPDMRRRIEEYRRYHNGYGDILVQMNVEDTRLGVAEYVIDKLGVETIELKWGQGAKCIGGEIKVNSLERAIQLKKRGYIVTPDPESPSNQAAFRDGAIKEFERHSRLGFVDQEGFMREVERLRKLGAKRVTLKTGAYPMRELAMAIRWSSDAGIDLLTIDGAPGGTGMSPWRMMEEWGVPSIYLHAMAYELCERLAKNGRPAPDIAFAGGFSSEDHIFKALALGAPYCKAVCMGRALMIPGMVGKNIGRWLQGEDGGLPSTVSKYGSTKEEIFVCYEDLKATYGKEVEQFPLGAIGIYSAGEKLRVGLQQLMAGARKWRVDLINRRDLASLTEEAAQVTGIPYIMNAYRDEALAVIDA
- a CDS encoding GAF and ANTAR domain-containing protein, encoding MEKITPETYEKYIKGLTDISRAITSDLYLEDILKLIVMVTAKVTGVEICSLWMVDEGVTPPIIRLKATQAIDPDYVKDRSLGMDEGVVGYVATHRQPLILRDVLKEPRFKEKEMARKLGLVSMLGIPMHGKDQQVIGVLNCFTSEPHDFSQTEVNLITAVANQAAVAIMNTELMVQTKVIQEELETRKLLERAKEVVMRRRNMKADEAHRWLQKRSMDSRKSIRYVAEAVLLSDEL